One Mesorhizobium loti genomic window carries:
- a CDS encoding BadF/BadG/BcrA/BcrD type ATPase has translation MKFVLGIDGGGTSCRAALATVDGAVIGRAKSGAANIRTDLTGARSNIVDAARQAFIAAGQDPELIPQTPAILGLAGANVGTYRQQLEAILPFSISRVETDAEIALEGAVGSGDGAMAILGTGTAYMARKDGKSRAIGGWGFQVGDQGSGARIGRDLLEQTLLAHDGVRAASPLTDAMMATFRNNPEDVVEFTTNAKPGDFGGFAPKVFEHAQKGDAVANWIVDKAVGDVEASLGALGLSDDAPLCLLGGLAPLYAPRLSARYKALLKPPLDDALGGAVQMAARLFAKPAEAAR, from the coding sequence GTGAAATTCGTGCTCGGTATCGATGGCGGCGGCACCAGCTGCAGGGCCGCCCTGGCAACAGTGGACGGCGCTGTCATTGGCCGCGCCAAAAGCGGCGCCGCCAACATCCGCACCGACCTCACCGGAGCGCGCTCGAACATTGTCGACGCCGCCCGGCAGGCGTTCATCGCCGCCGGGCAGGATCCGGAGCTGATCCCGCAAACACCGGCCATTCTCGGCCTTGCCGGTGCCAATGTCGGCACTTACCGGCAGCAACTCGAAGCCATCCTGCCGTTCAGCATCAGCCGCGTCGAGACCGACGCCGAGATCGCGCTTGAAGGCGCGGTCGGTTCTGGTGACGGCGCCATGGCCATCCTCGGCACCGGCACCGCCTATATGGCGCGTAAGGATGGCAAGTCGCGCGCCATCGGCGGCTGGGGGTTCCAGGTCGGCGACCAGGGCAGCGGCGCCCGCATCGGCCGCGATCTGCTGGAACAGACGCTGCTTGCCCATGACGGTGTGCGCGCGGCTTCGCCGCTGACCGACGCCATGATGGCCACCTTCCGCAACAATCCCGAGGACGTGGTCGAATTCACCACCAATGCCAAGCCGGGCGATTTCGGCGGCTTCGCGCCCAAGGTGTTCGAGCATGCGCAGAAGGGCGATGCCGTCGCCAACTGGATCGTCGACAAGGCGGTCGGCGATGTCGAAGCCTCGCTCGGTGCGCTCGGCCTTTCGGACGATGCCCCGCTTTGCCTGCTCGGCGGGCTGGCGCCGCTTTATGCGCCGCGCCTGTCCGCCCGCTATAAGGCCTTGCTTAAGCCGCCGCTCGACGATGCGCTGGGCGGCGCCGTGCAGATGGCGGCTCGTCTGTTCGCCAAGCCAGCGGAGGCGGCGCGATGA
- a CDS encoding N-acetylglucosamine-6-phosphate deacetylase: MSDRFALTGARIFDGDDWHDGHALVVRDGLVEAILPTGAVGSDIRTVDTGGGMLAPGFVDIQVNGGGGVMLNDHPDVASIETICRAHAPFGTTALLATLITDTPAITASAIAAGETAALQKLPGFLGLHLEGPHLSIARKGAHDPALIRPMTDQDQAMLIAARQKLPVLLTTIAPESVDPARVTALAKAGIIVSLGHSDTGYATAKAFAEAGAGVVTHLFNAMSQIGNREPGLVGAAIDIGTLSAGLIADGIHVHPASIRIALDAKQGPGRIVLVSDAMATIGTDMTSFTLNGRTIYRRDGSLRLADGTLAGADLDMISAVRFMHNVVGIDLSEALRMASLYPAQAIGQSHRLGRFANGTAADIVALSDDLGIGSVWIGGAKKFEAVAPH, translated from the coding sequence ATGAGCGACCGTTTTGCCCTGACTGGCGCCCGCATTTTCGACGGCGACGACTGGCATGACGGCCACGCCCTTGTCGTGCGCGACGGTCTTGTCGAGGCTATCTTGCCCACCGGCGCCGTCGGCTCGGACATCCGCACCGTCGACACCGGCGGCGGCATGCTGGCGCCGGGCTTCGTCGACATCCAGGTCAATGGCGGCGGCGGCGTCATGCTCAACGACCATCCCGATGTCGCCTCGATCGAAACCATCTGCCGGGCGCATGCGCCATTCGGCACGACGGCGCTGTTGGCGACGCTGATCACCGACACACCCGCCATCACCGCTTCTGCCATTGCCGCCGGTGAAACGGCCGCGCTGCAAAAGCTGCCTGGTTTCCTCGGCCTGCATCTCGAAGGTCCTCATCTGTCGATCGCCCGCAAGGGCGCGCATGATCCGGCGCTGATCCGACCGATGACGGATCAAGACCAGGCGATGCTGATCGCGGCGCGGCAGAAGCTGCCGGTGCTGCTCACCACGATCGCGCCGGAGTCCGTCGATCCGGCGCGCGTAACGGCATTGGCCAAGGCCGGCATCATCGTCAGCCTCGGCCATTCCGACACGGGCTACGCCACGGCCAAGGCCTTCGCCGAGGCTGGTGCCGGCGTGGTCACCCATCTGTTCAACGCGATGAGCCAGATCGGCAACCGCGAACCTGGCCTCGTCGGAGCGGCCATCGACATCGGCACCTTGTCCGCTGGGCTGATCGCCGACGGCATCCATGTCCATCCGGCCAGCATCAGGATCGCGCTCGACGCCAAACAGGGGCCGGGCAGGATCGTGCTGGTTTCAGACGCGATGGCGACGATCGGCACCGACATGACCTCGTTCACGCTGAACGGCCGCACCATCTACCGCCGGGATGGCAGCCTCAGGCTTGCCGACGGCACGCTGGCGGGCGCCGATCTCGATATGATCTCGGCCGTGCGCTTCATGCACAATGTCGTTGGCATCGATCTGTCCGAAGCCTTGCGCATGGCCTCGCTCTATCCGGCGCAGGCGATAGGCCAGTCGCACCGGCTCGGCCGCTTTGCCAATGGCACGGCGGCGGACATCGTTGCGCTGTCGGACGATCTTGGCATAGGAAGCGTCTGGATCGGCGGCGCCAAAAAGTTCGAGGCTGTCGCTCCGCACTGA
- a CDS encoding glucosamine--fructose-6-phosphateaminotransferase has protein sequence MISNTTHMQREIEEIPQAVARMLDGSGAVLAEAGRGIRERDPQFVVTVARGSSDHAATFMKYAVELTAGLAVASVGPSIASIYGRKLRLGGSACLAISQSGKSPDIVAMAETARAGGALTIAVTNTADSPLARASDYAIDILAGPERSVAATKTFVNSAVAGLALMAHSTGDEALLAALARLPEHFGKAIACDWMSVLSETIEKQKSLFILGRGPSAAMANEAALKFKETCGMHAEAYSAAEVMHGPLALIGPDFPVLALAARDASEPSIAEAADGLAAKGAPVFVTSALANRATRLPHVATGHPLTDPLTLIVSFYVFVEAFARHRGLDPDTPRNLRKVTETV, from the coding sequence ATGATCTCCAACACCACCCATATGCAGCGCGAGATCGAGGAGATCCCGCAGGCCGTCGCCCGTATGCTCGATGGCTCCGGCGCCGTGCTTGCCGAAGCCGGACGCGGCATCCGGGAACGTGACCCGCAATTCGTCGTCACCGTGGCGCGCGGCTCGTCCGACCATGCGGCGACCTTCATGAAATACGCCGTCGAACTGACCGCGGGTCTTGCCGTCGCCTCGGTCGGCCCCTCCATCGCTTCGATCTATGGCCGCAAGCTCCGCCTTGGCGGCTCGGCCTGCCTGGCGATCTCGCAATCGGGCAAGAGCCCCGACATCGTCGCCATGGCCGAAACCGCACGGGCCGGCGGCGCGCTGACCATTGCCGTGACCAACACCGCCGATTCGCCGCTGGCGCGCGCCTCGGACTATGCGATCGACATCCTTGCTGGACCCGAGCGCAGCGTCGCGGCGACCAAGACCTTCGTCAATTCCGCCGTCGCCGGCCTCGCTTTGATGGCGCATTCCACCGGTGACGAAGCGCTTCTAGCGGCGCTTGCCCGCCTGCCTGAGCATTTCGGCAAGGCGATCGCCTGCGACTGGATGAGCGTGCTCTCCGAAACCATCGAGAAGCAGAAGTCGCTGTTCATCCTTGGTCGCGGCCCGTCGGCAGCGATGGCCAACGAGGCGGCGCTGAAGTTCAAGGAGACCTGCGGCATGCATGCCGAGGCCTATAGCGCGGCCGAAGTCATGCATGGCCCGCTGGCGCTGATCGGCCCCGACTTTCCAGTGCTGGCACTGGCCGCGCGCGATGCGTCCGAACCGTCCATCGCCGAAGCGGCCGACGGCCTGGCGGCCAAGGGGGCACCGGTGTTCGTCACCTCCGCGCTGGCCAACCGCGCCACGCGCCTGCCGCATGTCGCCACCGGTCACCCGCTGACCGACCCGCTGACGCTGATCGTCTCCTTCTACGTGTTCGTCGAAGCCTTCGCGCGCCACCGCGGTCTCGATCCGGACACGCCGCGCAACCTTCGCAAGGTAACGGAGACCGTATGA
- a CDS encoding ABC transporter encodes MKPADGIKPRGAPKPRRQKPRDERPREQEPREKKPREKKASAVEAAASEIAGEVPPPPEAVEPDPELTPQAAEQARKKYLLKRFWISGRGYWGRHGDKLGWPLTIGLLILIGVNVGFQYGINLWNRAIFDAIEKRDAHTVYFLSAVFVPLVLGSISLVVAQVYLRMTMQRRWRAWLTTSVIARWLANGRYYQLNLVQGDHQNPEARLSEDLRVATEAPVDFVAGVIVATLSASTFIVVLWTIGGALTLTLGGSTVTVPGFLVITAVIYAAITSTSMFVIGRDFVRLSEEKNQTEAEFRYVLTRVRENGESIALLGGEEEERSGIDRTFAGVLKRWAQLTGQHMRTALVSQGSSLFAPVVPVLLCAPKFLEGSMTLGEVMQAASAFAIVQGAFGWLVDNYPRLADWNASARRIASLMMSLDGLERAEQSDELGRILHGETRGDTMLSLDNLSVTLDDGTSVVKETEVGVEAGERVLVSGESGSGKSTLVRAIAGLWPWGSGSVNFHPDKRLFMLPQRPYIPSGTLRRVVAYPAAANKWKLEQIKAALDKVGLGHLTGRIKEEAPWDQTLSGGEKQRVAFARLLLHRPDIVVLDEATSALDEKSQDQMMQTVIRELPEVTIVSVAHRAELEAFHTRKITLERHKGGAKLVGDIDLVPRNRKRGLIQRALWGSGTKAEKPRKPK; translated from the coding sequence TTGAAACCGGCCGACGGCATCAAACCGCGCGGCGCCCCGAAGCCGCGACGGCAAAAGCCGCGTGACGAGAGACCGCGCGAGCAGGAACCGCGCGAAAAAAAGCCACGCGAAAAGAAAGCATCGGCCGTTGAAGCGGCCGCGTCCGAGATTGCTGGTGAAGTTCCCCCGCCGCCGGAGGCCGTCGAACCGGATCCGGAGTTGACGCCACAGGCTGCCGAACAGGCGCGCAAGAAATACCTGCTCAAGCGGTTCTGGATCAGCGGACGCGGTTATTGGGGACGGCACGGCGACAAGCTCGGCTGGCCGCTGACCATCGGGCTGCTGATCCTGATCGGTGTCAATGTCGGCTTTCAGTACGGAATCAATCTCTGGAACCGCGCCATCTTCGACGCCATCGAGAAACGCGATGCCCATACCGTCTATTTCCTCAGCGCGGTGTTCGTGCCGCTCGTGCTTGGGAGCATCAGCCTTGTCGTTGCGCAGGTCTATCTGCGCATGACCATGCAGCGCCGCTGGCGCGCCTGGCTGACCACCTCGGTGATAGCGCGCTGGCTGGCCAATGGCCGCTACTACCAGCTGAACCTCGTGCAAGGCGATCACCAGAACCCCGAGGCACGCCTCTCGGAAGATCTGCGGGTGGCCACCGAGGCGCCCGTCGACTTCGTCGCCGGCGTGATCGTCGCCACCCTGTCGGCCTCGACTTTTATCGTGGTGCTGTGGACGATCGGCGGCGCCCTGACCTTAACGCTGGGAGGCTCGACCGTCACCGTGCCCGGCTTCCTCGTCATCACGGCGGTGATCTATGCCGCGATCACCTCGACCTCGATGTTCGTCATCGGCCGCGACTTCGTGCGGTTGTCGGAGGAGAAGAACCAGACGGAAGCAGAATTCCGCTACGTGCTGACGCGCGTGCGCGAAAACGGCGAGAGCATCGCCTTGCTCGGCGGCGAGGAGGAGGAACGCAGCGGCATCGACAGGACCTTTGCCGGCGTGCTGAAGCGCTGGGCGCAGCTGACCGGCCAGCATATGCGCACGGCCCTGGTCTCGCAGGGTTCGAGCCTTTTCGCGCCGGTCGTGCCGGTCTTGCTCTGTGCGCCAAAGTTCCTCGAAGGCTCGATGACGCTCGGCGAGGTCATGCAGGCTGCCTCCGCCTTCGCCATCGTGCAGGGCGCGTTCGGCTGGCTGGTCGACAATTATCCGCGTCTCGCCGACTGGAACGCCTCTGCCCGCCGCATCGCGTCGCTGATGATGTCGCTCGATGGGCTGGAGCGCGCCGAGCAGAGCGACGAGCTGGGGCGCATCCTTCACGGCGAGACCAGGGGCGATACGATGCTCTCGCTCGACAACCTCTCCGTGACGCTCGACGACGGTACTTCCGTGGTCAAGGAAACGGAAGTCGGGGTCGAAGCGGGCGAGCGGGTGCTGGTGTCAGGTGAATCCGGCTCGGGCAAGTCGACGCTGGTGCGGGCGATCGCCGGCCTCTGGCCATGGGGAAGCGGCAGCGTGAATTTCCATCCCGACAAGCGATTGTTCATGCTGCCGCAGCGGCCCTACATCCCGTCCGGCACGCTGCGCCGCGTGGTCGCCTACCCGGCGGCCGCCAACAAATGGAAGCTCGAACAGATCAAGGCCGCCCTCGACAAGGTCGGCCTCGGCCACCTCACGGGGCGGATCAAGGAGGAAGCGCCCTGGGACCAGACCTTGTCGGGCGGTGAAAAGCAGCGGGTCGCCTTCGCGCGCCTTCTGCTGCATCGCCCCGACATCGTCGTGCTGGACGAGGCGACCTCGGCACTGGACGAGAAGAGCCAGGACCAGATGATGCAAACGGTGATCCGCGAATTGCCCGAGGTCACCATCGTCAGCGTGGCGCACCGTGCCGAACTGGAAGCCTTCCACACCCGCAAGATCACGCTGGAGCGGCACAAGGGCGGCGCGAAACTGGTCGGGGATATCGACCTTGTACCACGCAACCGCAAACGCGGCCTGATCCAGCGCGCCTTGTGGGGCTCCGGCACGAAGGCCGAAAAGCCGCGCAAGCCGAAGTAG
- a CDS encoding FAD dependent oxidoreductase, whose product MQTIDCVVAGAGVVGLAIARALALSGREVVVIEQADAIGTVTSSRNSEVIHAGLYYAPGSLKARLCVEGRQRLYAYCAEHNIAHARTGKLIVAGEHGQIDGLRKIEANAQSCGVDDLQFLTQSEAENLEPALTCAGALLSPSTGIADSHALMLSLRGDAEAAGASFALLTSFAGAAIEGDGIRIDTRDANGETFALEAGAFINAAGLDAQAVASRINGFPQGLIPRQWLARGNYFSLPGRSPFSRLIYPVPVEGGLGVHLTLDLGGSARFGPDVEWVDHVDYTVDPSRSAVFYEAIRRYWPGLADGALQPAYAGVRPKLSGPGQPAADFMIQGPADHGRGRIVNLFGIESPGLTASLAIAEHVVELLYTQL is encoded by the coding sequence ATGCAGACAATCGATTGCGTCGTCGCCGGCGCCGGCGTCGTCGGGCTTGCAATCGCCAGGGCGCTCGCCCTGTCGGGCCGCGAGGTGGTGGTGATCGAACAGGCCGACGCAATCGGCACCGTCACCAGTTCGCGCAATTCCGAAGTCATCCATGCCGGGCTCTACTATGCACCCGGGAGCCTGAAGGCCCGGCTCTGCGTTGAAGGACGCCAGCGTCTCTATGCCTACTGCGCCGAGCACAATATCGCCCATGCGCGCACCGGGAAGCTCATCGTCGCCGGCGAGCACGGCCAGATCGACGGGTTGCGGAAGATCGAGGCCAATGCGCAAAGCTGTGGGGTCGACGACCTCCAGTTCTTGACGCAAAGCGAGGCCGAAAACCTGGAGCCGGCACTGACATGTGCCGGCGCGCTGTTGTCGCCATCGACCGGCATTGCCGACAGCCATGCGCTGATGCTGTCGCTGCGCGGCGACGCCGAGGCCGCCGGCGCGTCCTTCGCTTTGCTGACCTCGTTCGCCGGGGCTGCGATCGAGGGCGACGGGATCCGGATCGACACGCGTGACGCCAATGGCGAGACCTTCGCCCTGGAGGCCGGCGCCTTCATCAATGCCGCGGGCCTCGATGCCCAGGCGGTGGCTAGCCGGATCAACGGTTTCCCACAGGGGCTCATCCCCCGACAATGGCTGGCGCGCGGAAACTACTTCTCCCTTCCTGGCCGGTCGCCCTTTTCGCGGCTGATCTATCCGGTTCCGGTCGAAGGCGGCCTTGGCGTCCATCTGACGCTCGACCTCGGCGGCAGTGCGCGCTTTGGGCCCGATGTCGAATGGGTCGACCATGTCGATTACACCGTCGATCCCAGCCGAAGCGCCGTCTTCTATGAGGCGATCCGGCGCTACTGGCCGGGTCTCGCCGACGGTGCCCTGCAGCCGGCCTATGCCGGGGTCAGGCCGAAACTGTCGGGTCCCGGCCAGCCTGCCGCCGATTTCATGATCCAGGGACCGGCCGACCATGGCCGTGGGCGCATCGTCAACCTGTTCGGCATAGAGAGCCCCGGCCTGACGGCAAGCCTGGCGATCGCCGAGCATGTCGTCGAACTGCTGTATACCCAATTATAG
- a CDS encoding GntR family transcriptional regulator yields MSDAADQIFATLKQSSQSGAPLYLQLRKSIEDAVNRGLIGPGDALPSERDIATKADISRVTVRKAVQDLVKGGILVQRHGSGTFVAPRMERVEQSLSRLTSFTEDMARRGMAVRSAWLDRGLYAPSPDEMMVLGLSSSELVARVARLRIANDTPLAIERASLSASVLPDPAGIGSSLYAALELTGNRPVRAVQRISAANLGDSDARLLEVPPGIAGLHIERISYLASGKVIEFTRSIYRGDAYDFVAELRLTGPSEEGRP; encoded by the coding sequence ATGAGCGATGCCGCCGACCAGATCTTCGCCACGCTGAAGCAATCCTCGCAAAGCGGTGCGCCGCTCTATCTGCAGCTGCGCAAAAGCATCGAGGACGCGGTCAACCGCGGCCTGATCGGGCCGGGCGATGCGCTGCCTTCCGAGCGCGACATCGCCACCAAGGCCGACATCTCGCGCGTCACCGTGCGCAAGGCGGTGCAGGACCTGGTCAAGGGCGGCATTCTTGTCCAGCGCCATGGCTCCGGCACTTTCGTGGCGCCGCGCATGGAACGCGTTGAGCAGTCGCTGTCGCGGCTGACCTCGTTTACCGAAGACATGGCGCGGCGCGGTATGGCGGTGCGCTCGGCCTGGCTCGACCGCGGCCTCTACGCGCCCTCGCCCGACGAGATGATGGTGCTTGGCCTGTCGTCGAGCGAACTGGTGGCACGCGTGGCGCGCCTGCGCATCGCCAACGACACGCCGCTGGCAATCGAGCGCGCCTCGCTGTCGGCCAGCGTGCTGCCCGACCCGGCGGGCATCGGTTCCTCGCTCTATGCCGCGCTGGAACTGACAGGTAACCGGCCGGTGCGGGCGGTGCAGCGCATTTCCGCCGCCAATCTCGGCGACAGCGATGCGCGCCTGCTCGAAGTGCCGCCGGGTATTGCCGGCCTGCACATCGAACGCATTTCCTATCTGGCGAGCGGCAAGGTGATCGAATTCACCCGCTCCATCTACCGGGGCGATGCCTATGACTTCGTCGCCGAACTGCGGCTGACAGGGCCGAGCGAAGAGGGCCGACCATGA
- a CDS encoding sugar ABC transporter periplasmic sugar-binding protein produces MTTKLLTALLLGTSILGSAGVAYAEDVTLNIESWRGDDLSIWKDKLIPAFEAKNPGIKVVFAPSAPTEYDAALGAKLAAGSAGDLITCRPFDKSLELYKKGNLADLSALPGMENFSAVAKSAWQTDDGKASFCVPMASVIHGFIYNKDAFDKLGIKVPTTRDEFFAALDKIKADGTYIPMAMGTKDLWEAATMGYQNIGPNYWKGEDGRAALIKGDQKLTDKDWVAPYEELAKWKPYLGDGFEAQTYPDSQNLFTLGRAAIYPAGSWEIGLFNTQAQFKMGAFPPPVEKAGDTCYISDHTDIGMGLNAASKHADAAKTFLSWVASPDFATIYANALPGFFSLNSAPVKMADPLAQEFVSWRGKCKSTIRSTYQILSRGTPNLENETWVESANVINGTDTPEAAAKKLQTGLDSWYKPAK; encoded by the coding sequence ATGACAACGAAACTACTGACGGCACTGCTTCTGGGCACCAGCATTCTCGGCTCGGCCGGGGTTGCTTACGCCGAGGACGTAACGCTCAACATCGAAAGCTGGCGCGGCGACGACCTGTCTATCTGGAAGGACAAGCTGATCCCGGCCTTCGAAGCCAAGAACCCCGGCATCAAGGTGGTGTTCGCACCCTCGGCGCCGACCGAATATGACGCGGCCCTCGGCGCCAAGCTCGCCGCCGGCTCGGCGGGCGACCTGATCACCTGCCGCCCGTTCGACAAGTCGCTTGAACTCTACAAGAAGGGCAACCTCGCCGATCTCTCGGCCCTGCCCGGCATGGAAAACTTCTCAGCCGTGGCCAAGTCCGCCTGGCAGACCGACGACGGCAAGGCGAGCTTCTGCGTGCCGATGGCGTCGGTCATCCACGGCTTCATCTACAACAAGGACGCCTTCGACAAGCTCGGCATCAAGGTGCCGACGACCCGTGACGAGTTCTTCGCCGCGCTCGACAAGATCAAGGCCGACGGCACCTACATCCCGATGGCGATGGGCACCAAGGACCTCTGGGAAGCCGCGACCATGGGCTACCAGAACATCGGCCCCAACTACTGGAAGGGCGAGGACGGCCGTGCGGCGCTGATCAAGGGCGACCAGAAGCTGACCGACAAGGACTGGGTCGCTCCCTATGAGGAACTGGCCAAGTGGAAGCCGTATCTCGGTGACGGCTTCGAAGCCCAGACCTATCCGGACAGCCAGAACCTGTTCACGCTCGGCCGCGCCGCCATCTACCCGGCCGGCTCGTGGGAAATCGGCCTGTTCAACACCCAGGCCCAGTTCAAGATGGGTGCCTTCCCGCCGCCGGTCGAGAAGGCCGGCGACACCTGCTACATCTCCGACCATACCGATATCGGCATGGGCCTGAACGCAGCCTCCAAGCACGCGGATGCGGCCAAGACCTTCCTGTCCTGGGTGGCCTCGCCGGATTTCGCCACCATCTACGCCAACGCGCTGCCGGGCTTCTTCAGCCTGAACTCCGCTCCGGTGAAGATGGCGGACCCGCTCGCGCAGGAATTCGTCTCCTGGCGCGGCAAGTGCAAGTCGACGATCCGCTCGACCTACCAGATCCTGTCGCGCGGCACGCCGAACCTCGAAAACGAGACCTGGGTTGAGTCGGCCAACGTCATCAACGGCACCGATACGCCGGAAGCCGCGGCCAAGAAGCTGCAGACCGGTCTCGACAGCTGGTACAAGCCGGCGAAGTAA
- a CDS encoding sugar isomerase, which produces MAETRTEALHRNAEGLDIQAPEAILVSLADAQIEAAKAVRNAIPAIATAAEIIAGRLNSGGKLAYAAAGSSGLMALADALELPGTFGIQRDRIAILIAGGDEAFKTLAGGPEDDTEEAAAAVANAGIGAGDCLIALSASGTTPYAVRAIEEAARRGAATIGIANNRDSALLRQAETAILLETPPEVIAGSTRMGAGTAQKIALNMLSTLTAIHLGHVHDGYMVNLMADNIKLRDRAARIVAAISGRDRDEAAGLLEKSGGAVKTAILLAAGADSADAAQKILEEAGHKLRPALSALRHDPGKDHARTKK; this is translated from the coding sequence ATGGCTGAAACGCGCACCGAAGCGCTTCACAGGAATGCCGAGGGGCTGGATATCCAGGCTCCGGAGGCCATCCTTGTTTCGCTGGCCGACGCGCAGATCGAAGCCGCCAAGGCCGTCCGCAACGCCATTCCCGCCATCGCCACGGCAGCCGAGATCATCGCCGGGCGACTGAACAGTGGCGGCAAGCTCGCCTATGCCGCGGCCGGCAGTTCCGGCCTTATGGCTCTCGCCGATGCCTTGGAACTTCCCGGCACTTTCGGCATTCAGCGCGACCGCATCGCCATCCTGATCGCCGGCGGCGACGAAGCTTTCAAGACGCTGGCCGGAGGACCCGAGGATGATACGGAGGAGGCCGCAGCCGCCGTCGCCAACGCGGGCATCGGCGCCGGCGATTGCCTGATCGCCCTTTCCGCCAGCGGCACCACACCCTATGCGGTGCGCGCCATCGAGGAAGCCGCCCGCCGGGGCGCTGCCACCATCGGCATCGCCAACAATCGGGACTCGGCGCTGCTGCGCCAGGCCGAAACCGCCATCCTGCTCGAAACACCGCCGGAAGTGATCGCCGGCTCGACACGCATGGGCGCCGGCACCGCGCAGAAGATCGCGCTCAACATGCTGTCGACGCTGACCGCCATCCATCTTGGCCATGTCCATGACGGCTACATGGTCAATCTCATGGCCGACAACATCAAGCTGCGCGACCGCGCCGCGCGCATCGTCGCCGCCATCAGCGGGCGCGACAGGGACGAAGCCGCCGGGCTGCTCGAAAAGAGCGGCGGCGCGGTCAAGACCGCCATTCTGCTTGCCGCCGGCGCCGACAGCGCCGATGCGGCGCAGAAGATACTGGAAGAGGCCGGCCACAAGCTGCGGCCAGCCCTTTCCGCGCTGAGGCATGATCCCGGAAAAGATCATGCTCGAACAAAGAAATAG
- a CDS encoding sugar ABC transporter permease → MAAEIRPKRPFRWHIGIFLAPAVLVYTAIMILPLAGTLQLSLFRNIEQHQIFVGLDNFRTLFGDPNWSVNFWNALRNNVWFFIIHMLVQNPIGVMLAALLSSPRLRFAAFYRTAIFVPTILSFVIVGFAWKLILSPLWGVAPHMMDLVGLKSFFTPWLGKEEYALTALSLISVWQFVGIPMMLIYAALLSIPEEVIEAAECDGITGLSQFWKIKLPLILPSIGIISILTFVGNFNAFDLIYTAQGALAGPNYSTDILGTFLYRAFFGFQLQVGDPNMGAAIATMMFLIILGGVCVYLFLVQTRLRRYQF, encoded by the coding sequence ATGGCCGCAGAAATACGACCGAAAAGACCGTTTCGCTGGCACATCGGCATCTTCCTGGCGCCGGCCGTGCTCGTCTACACGGCGATCATGATCCTGCCGCTCGCCGGCACGCTGCAGCTGTCGCTGTTCCGCAACATCGAGCAGCACCAGATCTTTGTCGGTCTGGACAATTTCCGCACCTTGTTCGGCGATCCCAACTGGTCGGTGAATTTCTGGAATGCGCTGCGCAACAACGTCTGGTTCTTCATCATCCACATGCTGGTGCAGAACCCGATCGGCGTCATGCTGGCCGCGCTGCTGTCCAGCCCAAGACTGAGATTCGCAGCCTTCTACCGCACGGCGATCTTCGTGCCGACCATCCTGTCCTTCGTCATTGTCGGCTTCGCCTGGAAGCTGATCCTGTCGCCGCTGTGGGGCGTGGCACCGCATATGATGGACCTGGTCGGCCTGAAAAGCTTCTTCACGCCCTGGCTCGGCAAGGAAGAATATGCGCTGACCGCGCTCAGCCTGATCTCTGTGTGGCAGTTCGTCGGCATTCCGATGATGCTGATCTACGCGGCGCTACTGTCGATCCCCGAAGAGGTGATCGAAGCGGCCGAATGCGACGGCATCACCGGCCTGTCGCAGTTCTGGAAGATCAAATTGCCGCTGATCCTGCCGTCGATCGGCATCATCTCGATCCTCACCTTCGTCGGCAATTTCAACGCCTTCGACCTGATCTACACCGCGCAAGGGGCGCTCGCCGGGCCGAACTATTCGACCGATATTCTCGGCACCTTCCTCTACCGCGCCTTCTTCGGCTTCCAGCTGCAGGTCGGCGATCCCAATATGGGCGCGGCGATCGCCACGATGATGTTCCTGATCATCCTCGGCGGCGTCTGCGTCTACCTCTTCCTCGTCCAGACGCGCCTGCGTCGCTACCAGTTCTGA